Proteins encoded within one genomic window of Deltaproteobacteria bacterium:
- a CDS encoding type II toxin-antitoxin system RelE/ParE family toxin, translated as MIRSFRNRETQRFFEGHRVAAFQGFAFQAARRLVLLDSAETLRDLSALRGNRLEALRGDRAGQYSIRINDQWRICFVWTDDGPCEVEIVDYH; from the coding sequence ATGATCCGGAGTTTCAGGAACCGGGAGACGCAGCGCTTCTTCGAAGGGCATCGCGTCGCGGCGTTTCAGGGGTTCGCCTTTCAGGCGGCGCGCCGTCTGGTCTTGCTGGACAGCGCGGAGACGCTGCGAGACCTTTCCGCGTTGCGGGGTAACCGGCTTGAGGCGCTGCGCGGTGACCGCGCTGGACAGTACAGCATTCGGATCAACGATCAGTGGCGAATCTGCTTCGTCTGGACCGATGACGGACCGTGCGAGGTGGAGATTGTGGACTATCACTGA
- a CDS encoding dipeptidase, with amino-acid sequence MSRAAAIHDRVLTVDTHVDIPPDFGTENYDPREAKRGRGQIDLVGMEHGGLDAVFFIVYVGQGERNAAGYARAMADAFAKFAAIRRMTDVQYPEAISLARSAADVRRIHGEGRLAALIGIENGHALGRDLRLLDTYHDFGARYLGLLHNGHNDLGDSAVPYPRLKDTPAEHGGLTDFGRAAVARANDLGIMVDVSHAAMTTALDAIRASRAPVIASHSSVKGVYDHTRNLSDEALTAIRDNGGVAQMVAFDAYLRPVSGERQSALRALRTEMGIKGFTDFERLSDEKREAWHTRRQKIDREWPKASVKDFADHIDYAVNLAGIDHVGIASDFNGGGGIAGWDNARDTLNVTVELVRRGYGEDQIARLWGGNLLRVMEAVEGFSRNRGGTSEGW; translated from the coding sequence GTGAGCCGAGCTGCCGCCATTCACGACCGTGTTCTTACCGTGGACACGCACGTGGACATCCCGCCCGACTTCGGCACCGAAAACTACGACCCCAGGGAGGCGAAGAGAGGACGGGGACAGATCGACCTGGTGGGCATGGAGCACGGCGGACTGGACGCGGTGTTCTTCATCGTCTACGTGGGCCAGGGCGAACGCAACGCGGCCGGCTATGCCCGGGCCATGGCGGACGCCTTCGCCAAGTTCGCGGCCATCCGGCGCATGACCGACGTGCAGTACCCCGAGGCCATCAGTCTGGCGCGCTCGGCCGCCGACGTGCGCCGCATTCATGGCGAAGGGCGGCTGGCGGCGCTCATCGGCATCGAGAACGGCCATGCCCTGGGCCGCGACCTGCGGCTCCTGGATACGTATCACGACTTCGGCGCGCGCTACCTGGGCCTGCTGCACAACGGCCACAACGATCTCGGCGACTCGGCCGTGCCCTACCCGCGCCTCAAGGACACGCCCGCCGAGCACGGCGGCCTGACGGACTTCGGCCGCGCCGCGGTGGCGCGCGCCAACGACCTGGGCATCATGGTGGACGTCTCCCACGCGGCCATGACCACGGCCCTGGACGCCATCCGCGCCTCCCGCGCGCCGGTGATCGCGTCCCACTCCAGCGTCAAGGGCGTCTACGACCATACCCGGAACCTGTCCGACGAGGCCCTGACCGCCATCCGCGACAACGGCGGCGTCGCCCAGATGGTGGCCTTCGACGCCTACCTGCGGCCCGTGTCCGGCGAGCGGCAGTCGGCGCTCCGCGCCCTCAGGACCGAGATGGGCATCAAGGGTTTCACTGACTTCGAACGGTTGAGCGACGAGAAACGCGAAGCCTGGCACACCCGCCGGCAAAAGATCGACCGCGAGTGGCCCAAGGCGTCCGTGAAGGATTTCGCCGACCACATCGACTACGCGGTCAACCTGGCGGGCATCGACCACGTCGGCATCGCGTCGGACTTCAACGGAGGCGGCGGCATCGCCGGCTGGGACAACGCCCGCGACACCCTCAACGTCACCGTCGAACTGGTGCGCCGGGGTTACGGCGAGGACCAAATCGCCCGGCTGTGGGGCGGCAACCTGCTGCGGGTGATGGAGGCGGTGGAGGGGTTTTCGCGGAACCGGGGCGGCACGTCAGAAGGATGGTGA